The Polymorphobacter megasporae genome window below encodes:
- a CDS encoding flagellar basal body rod protein FlgF, translating into MDRLIYTALTGMRARLAAQGVTANNLANAGVTGFRREISSLASRYLGGPEGATRVQADDAVTSASTDPGHITPTGQPLDVAVSGPGWIAVQASGGAEAYTRRGDLRIAPTGVLETGDGHPVIGNAGVITLPAGDASIAADGSVSVRLAGAAAPAVVDRIKLVDPPPGDLHKDSAGLFRSADAVDAAPDVRLQTGALEGANVDSARGLVELIEQSRGFDVSAKLLSATREIDEAGAKLMRLDN; encoded by the coding sequence GTGGACCGCCTGATCTACACCGCCCTCACCGGCATGCGCGCGCGCCTCGCGGCGCAGGGCGTCACCGCGAACAACCTCGCCAACGCCGGGGTCACCGGCTTCCGCCGCGAGATCTCGTCACTTGCCAGCCGCTACCTCGGCGGTCCCGAGGGCGCGACGCGGGTCCAGGCCGACGATGCGGTGACGAGCGCGAGCACCGACCCCGGCCACATCACCCCGACCGGCCAGCCGCTCGACGTCGCGGTGTCGGGGCCGGGGTGGATCGCGGTGCAGGCGAGCGGCGGCGCGGAGGCGTACACGCGGCGCGGCGACCTACGGATCGCCCCTACGGGAGTCCTCGAAACCGGCGACGGACATCCGGTGATCGGGAACGCCGGGGTCATCACCCTCCCCGCGGGCGACGCGTCGATCGCCGCCGACGGGTCGGTCAGCGTCCGGCTGGCGGGAGCGGCGGCACCCGCGGTGGTCGACCGGATCAAGCTCGTCGATCCGCCGCCGGGCGATCTACACAAGGACAGCGCCGGGCTGTTCCGCAGCGCCGACGCCGTCGATGCCGCGCCCGATGTGCGGCTCCAGACCGGCGCGCTCGAGGGGGCGAACGTCGACAGCGCGCGCGGGCTGGTCGAGCTGATCGAACAATCGCGCGGGTTCGACGTGAGTGCGAAGCTGCTCAGCGCGACGCGCGAGATCGACGAAGCGGGGGCTAAGCTGATGCGGCTCGATAACTGA
- a CDS encoding flagellar hook protein FlgE, with protein MSFYTALTGLNGAQTELSTIANNIANASTNGFKKSRVEFGDIIASTPLQDPARIIGSGTAVRGVTQQMSQGAIATSDSALDMAISGQGFFTVKSANGGAQTSFTRNGAFAVDADRFVVDTDGRRLQVFPTTADGSVTSTALAATTSLQLPLTSGAPKASTAIKLAVNLPASAAVTTAPFDPANAATFASSSSLTVYDSLGNLLAATVYYSKTATPTATDPLHHWTAHVVVGTTELTSGGTAGVPMSFDSSGALTSPTTPAAFDAFTPASGGAAVSLSLDAGALTTQRSGPFTVVASSQDGYSAGRLQSVAVDASGKVQATFTNGVVQVLGKVAVAMFSDPEGLKQTGDASYVTSPESGPPITGEAGQNGLGTILSGSLERSNVDLTDELVGLITAQRSFQANAKTIETASSLLTTIIQIH; from the coding sequence ATGTCGTTCTACACCGCCCTCACCGGCCTCAATGGCGCGCAGACCGAGCTGTCGACGATCGCCAACAACATCGCCAACGCCTCGACCAACGGCTTCAAGAAGAGCCGCGTCGAGTTCGGCGACATCATCGCCTCGACCCCGCTGCAGGACCCGGCGCGGATCATCGGGTCGGGGACCGCAGTCCGCGGCGTCACCCAGCAGATGAGCCAGGGGGCGATCGCGACGAGCGACTCGGCGCTCGACATGGCGATCAGCGGGCAAGGCTTTTTTACCGTCAAGAGCGCGAACGGCGGCGCGCAGACCTCGTTCACCCGCAACGGCGCGTTCGCGGTCGACGCCGACCGCTTCGTCGTCGACACCGACGGGCGGCGGCTCCAGGTCTTCCCGACGACCGCCGACGGCAGCGTCACCTCGACCGCGCTCGCCGCGACGACGAGCCTGCAACTGCCGCTGACCTCGGGCGCACCGAAGGCGTCGACGGCGATCAAGCTTGCCGTCAACCTGCCGGCGAGCGCGGCGGTGACGACCGCGCCGTTCGACCCGGCGAACGCCGCGACCTTCGCCAGTTCGAGCTCGCTGACAGTCTACGATTCGCTCGGCAATCTGCTCGCGGCGACGGTCTATTACAGCAAGACCGCGACGCCGACCGCGACCGACCCGCTCCACCATTGGACCGCGCACGTCGTCGTCGGCACGACCGAGCTGACCAGTGGCGGGACCGCGGGGGTGCCGATGAGCTTCGATTCGAGCGGCGCGCTGACGAGCCCGACAACCCCCGCCGCGTTCGACGCCTTCACCCCCGCGAGCGGCGGCGCGGCGGTCAGCCTGTCGCTCGACGCCGGGGCCCTGACGACGCAGCGGTCGGGGCCATTCACCGTCGTCGCCTCGTCGCAGGACGGTTACAGCGCGGGGCGGCTCCAGTCGGTCGCGGTCGATGCCAGCGGCAAGGTCCAGGCGACCTTCACCAACGGCGTCGTCCAGGTCCTCGGCAAGGTCGCGGTGGCGATGTTCAGCGACCCCGAAGGGCTCAAGCAGACCGGCGACGCGAGCTATGTCACCAGCCCCGAATCCGGGCCGCCGATCACGGGCGAGGCGGGGCAGAACGGGCTCGGCACGATCCTGTCGGGCAGCCTCGAACGATCGAACGTCGACCTGACCGACGAACTCGTCGGGCTGATTACCGCGCAGCGCAGCTTTCAGGCGAACGCGAAGACGATCGAAACCGCGTCGTCGCTGCTGACGACGATCATCCAGATCCATTGA
- a CDS encoding flagellar hook assembly protein FlgD, with protein sequence MTDAIAGVRSAATGSVAANRTTLGQSDFLALMTAQLKNQDPTKPVDNSEYVTQLAQLSTVTGISETNVDLTGIAKKLDTLIAAGAAKATTA encoded by the coding sequence ATGACCGATGCCATCGCCGGGGTCCGCAGCGCCGCGACCGGGAGCGTCGCCGCCAACCGGACGACGCTCGGCCAGTCCGATTTCCTCGCGCTGATGACCGCGCAGCTGAAGAACCAGGACCCGACCAAGCCGGTCGACAACAGCGAATACGTGACGCAGCTGGCTCAGCTGTCGACGGTCACCGGGATATCGGAGACCAATGTCGATCTGACCGGCATCGCGAAGAAGCTCGACACGCTGATCGCAGCGGGCGCTGCGAAGGCGACGACGGCGTGA
- the flgC gene encoding flagellar basal body rod protein FlgC, producing the protein MGTAQPLSVFDIAGRAMAAQLVRLNTTASNLANAGSIAGSAEAAYQPRKPVFATTFDGASRATVDVAAIATGTAQPERRHDPGHPLANADGDVFVAAVDVNQELVEMMETSRQYQNNVEVLATAKTLLLDTLKLGK; encoded by the coding sequence ATGGGCACCGCCCAGCCGCTGTCGGTCTTCGACATCGCCGGTCGCGCGATGGCGGCGCAGCTCGTCCGCCTCAACACCACCGCGTCGAACCTCGCCAACGCCGGTAGCATCGCCGGGTCGGCCGAGGCGGCCTACCAGCCGCGCAAGCCGGTCTTCGCGACGACCTTCGACGGGGCATCCCGCGCGACGGTCGACGTCGCCGCGATCGCCACCGGCACCGCGCAACCCGAACGCCGCCACGACCCCGGCCACCCGCTCGCCAACGCCGACGGCGACGTCTTCGTCGCGGCGGTCGACGTCAACCAGGAGCTCGTCGAGATGATGGAGACGTCGCGCCAGTACCAGAACAACGTCGAAGTGCTGGCGACCGCGAAGACGCTCCTGCTCGACACGCTCAAGCTCGGCAAATGA
- a CDS encoding flagellar basal body rod protein FlgB produces MDLIDRSFGIHGKALEVRGQRLDLLASNIANAATPGYKARDLDFRAALDGQPGAVKFRVPLTSSLDGNTVELATEQTQFAQNAVQYRTTLGFLNGRIAGVMQALKGE; encoded by the coding sequence ATGGACCTGATCGATCGAAGCTTCGGCATCCACGGCAAGGCGCTCGAAGTCCGTGGACAGCGGCTCGACCTGCTCGCGTCGAACATCGCCAACGCCGCGACCCCCGGGTATAAGGCGCGCGATCTCGACTTCCGCGCCGCGCTCGACGGGCAGCCTGGCGCGGTCAAGTTCCGCGTGCCGCTGACGAGCAGCCTCGACGGCAACACCGTCGAACTCGCCACCGAGCAGACGCAGTTCGCGCAGAATGCCGTCCAGTACCGGACGACGCTCGGCTTCCTCAACGGCCGCATCGCCGGCGTCATGCAAGCGCTGAAGGGCGAATGA
- a CDS encoding flagella basal body P-ring formation protein FlgA — protein MLLYAVAIVALQDLAALEVEASAVAGGTVAIDRRIHLAQCNTPPAMTPVRGGIGLACSLPIWRIVVPLQMVAPIIHRGDPVSVTASGAHFDVTIDGIAEADAAPGTSIRVRDRNGGHLSAVVRPDGSLSAPGYNLP, from the coding sequence ATGTTGCTCTATGCCGTTGCGATCGTTGCCCTGCAGGACCTCGCAGCACTTGAGGTCGAGGCAAGCGCCGTCGCGGGGGGCACGGTCGCGATCGACCGGCGCATCCACCTCGCGCAGTGCAACACCCCTCCGGCGATGACCCCGGTGAGGGGTGGCATCGGCCTCGCCTGTTCGCTCCCCATCTGGCGGATAGTCGTGCCGTTACAAATGGTTGCGCCGATCATCCACCGCGGCGATCCCGTCTCGGTGACCGCCAGCGGTGCGCATTTCGACGTCACCATCGACGGCATCGCCGAAGCCGACGCCGCCCCCGGCACCTCGATCCGCGTCAGGGACCGCAACGGCGGTCACCTGAGCGCCGTCGTCCGCCCCGACGGCAGCCTGTCGGCACCCGGCTATAACCTTCCGTAA
- the flgM gene encoding flagellar biosynthesis anti-sigma factor FlgM: protein MIHGLGGRLPPIAARPAATTTPVAASTRVTSAAPDISALASAVRDMASAPPVDTAKVDRVKNAIAAGSYKIAPEAIAERMIATDLRA from the coding sequence ATGATTCATGGACTTGGCGGGCGCCTCCCGCCGATCGCAGCGCGCCCCGCCGCAACGACGACCCCGGTCGCAGCGTCCACCAGGGTAACGTCGGCAGCCCCCGACATCTCGGCGCTCGCCTCCGCCGTCCGCGACATGGCCTCAGCGCCGCCGGTCGATACCGCCAAGGTCGACCGCGTCAAAAACGCAATCGCCGCAGGGAGTTACAAGATCGCCCCCGAAGCGATCGCCGAGCGGATGATCGCGACCGACCTCCGTGCCTGA
- a CDS encoding lytic transglycosylase domain-containing protein produces the protein MIPQAVSSASAAIAAIRLATARQGIDFNYLFTQAKTESGLDPNAAAPTSSARGLFQFTAGTWLETIRKHGREHGLGAAAAVLDAGAPIDPATRSAILDLRRDPTASADMAAAYAADNAAKLSAGLDRPATATDLSLAHFLGAAGALRFLKADPAGTASAIVPAAARANPRIFFAADGSARSVSQVYDHFAAIFGGRPVPPTGTGLPVARQPGVQFAAAPDAARMVYLQLAELSA, from the coding sequence ATGATCCCGCAAGCCGTGTCCTCCGCCAGCGCGGCAATCGCTGCCATCCGCCTCGCCACCGCGCGGCAGGGGATCGACTTCAATTACCTGTTTACTCAGGCGAAAACCGAAAGCGGCCTCGACCCCAACGCCGCCGCGCCGACGAGCAGCGCTCGCGGCCTGTTCCAGTTCACCGCCGGAACGTGGCTCGAAACGATCCGCAAACATGGTCGCGAGCATGGCCTCGGCGCAGCGGCGGCGGTCCTCGACGCCGGTGCCCCGATCGACCCGGCGACGCGAAGCGCGATCCTCGATCTCCGCCGCGACCCCACGGCGTCGGCCGACATGGCGGCAGCGTATGCTGCTGATAACGCCGCAAAACTATCCGCTGGGCTCGATCGACCCGCGACCGCCACCGACCTCTCGCTCGCACATTTTCTCGGCGCCGCCGGGGCCCTGCGCTTCCTCAAGGCCGACCCCGCCGGAACAGCGTCGGCGATCGTCCCCGCCGCTGCCCGCGCCAATCCGCGCATTTTCTTCGCCGCCGACGGCAGTGCGCGATCGGTCAGCCAAGTCTACGACCATTTCGCCGCGATCTTCGGCGGCAGACCGGTGCCGCCCACCGGCACCGGTCTGCCGGTCGCGCGCCAGCCCGGTGTCCAGTTTGCCGCCGCCCCCGACGCCGCGCGCATGGTCTACCTTCAACTCGCCGAGCTGTCGGCATAA
- the flhA gene encoding flagellar biosynthesis protein FlhA → MAAFALPTLGSVNPRAALLPVAILSLVMLMVVPIPPVLLDIFFVANIIVALAVLMVAINAQRPLDFSSFPSVLLFATLLRLALNVASTRVVLVNGHKGTAAAGQVIEAFGKFLIGGDYVVGLFVFAILLIINLVVVTKGAGRVSEVSARFTLDAMPGKQMAIDADLNAGLLTADEARTRRADVATEADFYGSMDGASKFVKGDAVAGLLILGINIAGGLILGMFRHGLSIGDAASIYLLLAIGDGLVAQIPALLLSIAAAMIVTRVSSSLDLAGQVTSQFASARAWTPIAGIMGLLALLPGMPHLILLAATAIAGTLAWKLSRPKPVAVPVEAPRSADAAIDWSDVADTATIGLDLGYGLIGMVDEKTGPLMARITGIRRQLSKALGFVVPLVRVRDSIALGPFTYRILIDGVVMAEDEVFPDDLLALEAGPIDVPVAGRVCKDPSFGLDARWIDPAERDLATGAGYTVVDPSTVIGTHLNHILTVQAHLLLGQDETQKLLDTLGEAHPQLVAGLVPKLLPLATVTAVLQRLLEEWVPIRDVRRTIGSLAAVASRTSDPGELAELVRTGLGGAIVQTLCGLREPLLAITFDSALEDLLAAAVRAGPGSLYPFEPALAARVVAAVRDAAAPLAATAARFAVVTTPLLRRPVYGLLKGHLPEGCAVLSIHEIPDAKTVDVTAVVGGPSTGA, encoded by the coding sequence ATGGCGGCGTTCGCCCTTCCCACGCTCGGAAGCGTCAACCCGCGCGCCGCGCTGCTGCCGGTCGCGATCCTGTCGCTCGTCATGCTGATGGTCGTTCCGATACCGCCGGTGCTGCTCGACATCTTCTTCGTCGCCAACATCATCGTCGCGCTCGCGGTCCTGATGGTCGCGATCAACGCCCAGCGCCCGCTCGATTTCTCGTCGTTTCCCAGCGTGTTGCTGTTCGCGACCTTGCTCCGGCTGGCGCTCAACGTCGCCTCGACCCGCGTCGTCCTCGTCAACGGCCACAAGGGCACCGCGGCCGCAGGACAGGTCATCGAGGCGTTCGGCAAGTTCCTCATCGGCGGCGATTACGTCGTCGGGCTGTTCGTCTTCGCGATCCTGCTGATCATCAATCTCGTCGTCGTCACCAAGGGGGCGGGGCGGGTGTCGGAAGTGTCGGCGCGCTTCACCCTCGACGCGATGCCGGGCAAGCAGATGGCGATCGACGCAGACCTCAACGCCGGGCTGCTCACCGCCGACGAGGCGCGCACCCGCCGCGCCGACGTCGCGACCGAGGCCGATTTCTACGGCTCGATGGACGGCGCGTCGAAGTTCGTGAAGGGCGACGCCGTCGCGGGGTTGCTGATCCTCGGCATCAACATCGCCGGCGGGCTGATCCTCGGCATGTTCCGCCACGGCCTGTCGATCGGCGATGCGGCGTCGATCTACCTGCTCCTCGCGATCGGTGACGGGCTGGTCGCGCAAATCCCGGCGCTGTTGCTGTCGATCGCGGCGGCGATGATCGTGACACGCGTCTCGTCGAGCCTCGATCTCGCCGGACAGGTCACCAGCCAGTTCGCCAGTGCGCGCGCGTGGACCCCGATCGCCGGGATCATGGGGCTGCTCGCGCTCCTCCCCGGGATGCCGCACCTGATCCTGCTCGCCGCGACCGCGATCGCCGGGACGCTCGCGTGGAAGTTGTCGCGGCCCAAGCCGGTCGCCGTGCCGGTCGAGGCACCGCGGAGCGCCGACGCGGCGATCGACTGGAGCGACGTCGCCGACACCGCGACGATCGGGCTCGATCTCGGCTACGGCCTGATCGGCATGGTCGACGAGAAGACCGGGCCGCTGATGGCGCGGATCACCGGCATCCGCCGCCAATTGTCGAAGGCGCTCGGCTTCGTCGTGCCGCTGGTCCGCGTCCGCGACAGCATCGCGCTCGGGCCGTTCACCTACCGCATCCTGATCGACGGCGTCGTCATGGCCGAGGACGAGGTCTTCCCCGACGACCTGCTCGCGCTCGAAGCCGGGCCGATCGACGTGCCCGTCGCCGGGCGGGTGTGCAAGGACCCGAGCTTCGGGCTCGACGCGCGCTGGATCGACCCCGCCGAGCGCGATCTCGCGACCGGCGCGGGCTATACCGTCGTCGATCCGTCGACCGTCATCGGCACGCACCTCAACCATATCCTGACGGTGCAGGCGCATCTGCTGCTCGGGCAGGACGAGACGCAGAAGCTGCTCGACACGCTCGGCGAGGCGCACCCGCAGCTCGTCGCCGGGCTGGTGCCGAAGCTGCTGCCGCTCGCGACGGTGACCGCGGTGTTGCAGCGGTTGCTCGAGGAGTGGGTCCCAATCCGCGATGTGCGGCGGACGATCGGTAGCCTCGCCGCGGTCGCTTCGCGGACGAGCGACCCCGGCGAACTCGCTGAACTTGTTCGAACCGGGTTGGGCGGCGCGATTGTCCAAACCCTCTGCGGTCTCCGCGAACCGTTGCTCGCGATCACCTTCGATTCCGCGCTCGAGGACCTGCTCGCGGCGGCGGTGCGGGCCGGCCCGGGATCGCTCTACCCGTTCGAACCGGCGCTTGCGGCGCGCGTCGTCGCGGCGGTGCGCGATGCCGCCGCGCCGCTCGCCGCCACCGCCGCGCGCTTCGCCGTCGTCACCACGCCACTGCTCCGCCGGCCGGTCTACGGCCTGCTCAAGGGGCACCTCCCCGAAGGCTGCGCGGTGCTGTCGATCCACGAAATCCCCGACGCCAAGACCGTCGACGTCACCGCCGTCGTTGGCGGTCCCTCAACAGGAGCCTGA
- the fliA gene encoding RNA polymerase sigma factor FliA: MDARLGLEIGVYAPARLVRTDPERLVQSHLGLVRKIAWHVHARVSSAIEVEDLIQIGMIALIEAARGFEDRGHAAFATYATVRVRGSMIDQLRKSATLVRSAIRRRREFGIARASLEGLLGRPATDEEMAERVEMTIDAYRTAANATHAVRYESIDDVYSDHSEWFADDTPSAFDALARGDLKRAISTAVGNLPEREALVLQLYYVEEMNLEEIGQVLDVGAARVCQIKKAALDKLRVKLSGFDA, translated from the coding sequence ATGGACGCACGCCTCGGGCTCGAAATTGGCGTCTACGCCCCCGCGCGGCTGGTCCGCACCGACCCCGAACGGCTGGTGCAGAGCCACCTCGGCCTCGTCCGCAAGATCGCGTGGCACGTGCATGCGCGGGTTTCGAGCGCGATCGAGGTCGAGGACTTGATCCAGATCGGCATGATCGCGCTGATCGAAGCGGCGCGCGGGTTCGAGGATCGGGGACACGCCGCCTTCGCCACCTACGCCACCGTCCGGGTGCGCGGGTCGATGATCGACCAGTTGCGCAAGTCGGCGACTTTGGTCCGCTCGGCGATCCGGCGGCGGCGCGAGTTCGGCATCGCGCGGGCCTCGCTCGAAGGGCTGCTCGGGCGTCCCGCGACCGACGAGGAGATGGCCGAGCGCGTCGAGATGACGATCGACGCGTACCGGACCGCGGCGAACGCGACGCATGCGGTGCGCTACGAATCGATCGACGATGTCTATTCGGATCACAGCGAGTGGTTTGCCGACGATACGCCGAGCGCGTTCGACGCGTTGGCGCGTGGCGATCTCAAGCGCGCGATCAGCACCGCGGTAGGCAACCTCCCCGAGCGCGAGGCGCTGGTTCTGCAGCTTTATTACGTCGAGGAAATGAACCTCGAGGAGATCGGGCAGGTGCTCGATGTCGGTGCGGCGCGGGTCTGCCAGATCAAGAAGGCGGCGCTCGACAAGCTGCGCGTCAAGCTTAGCGGCTTCGATGCCTAG